The sequence AGGGGCACTTTCATGTATTATGCTTAATAATAATGAAGGGGCATTGGGTGGTGGTGGGTTTGATAATGAATTGTTGAATCATAACGATGATGCACGCCGGCAGCTTTTCCTTGTATGtctctttctttttcctctttcccctcaaaatgggattttaatttgtCACGCCTGCATGCTCCCACTCACTTATACTCCCCTCTTTTCTATGTGTATCAAACCTAATACTAGTAGTATTCTTTTTGTACCTTTATCCCTATTTCTTTATTACTAACACAACACCATCTATATCTTTTTGTCAGAAAATTTCATTTCTATATCTCCATGTCATAAAcggcaaaaagaaaaaaactattttcaTGTCTATTTGAATGACTTCCCTTAAAGAAGAATATAGCACAACCAAATCCCTATTTCATTCTTATATTATTCCATTCTTATCACCGATCGAGTGCCTcggtaaaaaagaaaaagcacAGTGAAGTTTTTTTACTTgtctctttttattcttctctatGCCCACTATAtacttctctctttctttaattATGTAAATAGGCTCAACCTTGCTACAATCCAAGTTGGAGAGAGATATGCTTTTGAATTCCTCCCACTCTTTCCTCCAACAACTCCACTTCTTTTGCTTTGAACCATCCAACAGAATCACTAAAAGGTATTACTAGTCTTGTGTACATTTATTCTTTTTAACTTTGATGTTGGTGGCAAGagaaatttttttagttaaatggATACTTTGTTTAGATTAGTTAcccttcaacaacaacaacaacagcaacaaatCCAACAACAACAATCTGATCAGTATTCCTTTAACTCTAGCAGAACTTCAAGCAGCTCTAGATCTTctaacaaacaaaacacatacAATATTTACAATTACCaccctcatcatcaagatcaTCAAGACGAAGAATGCTTCAACTTTTTCATGGATGAAGATGatttctcttcttcctcttctaaaCACACCAACTACCCTTCTCATCACTATACtcactaccaacaacaacaacaacaaatttccAACACTCCCACACCAACAACCACTAGCAGCACCCCAACACAAcaatctcatcatcatcatcactatgaTCATCAGTTCTCCCCAGCACGTGACTTAAATCTCGAATTTGCTTCCTCATTTTCGGGGAAATGGGCAACGGACATCCTTCTAGAAACTGCCCGTGCAATAGCGGATAAGAACAGCACACGTGTCCAACAGCTCATGTGGATGTTGAATGAGCTAAGTTCACCCTATGGAGACACTGAGCAAAAATTAGCCTCCTATTTTCTTCAAGCATTGTTTAGCCGCATGACGGATTCTGGCGAACGTTGTTATCGAACGTTGTTGTCTGCTTCGGATAAAACATGTTCGTTCGAGTCAACAAGGAAGTTAGTTTTAAAGTTCCAGGAAGTTAGCCCTTGGACAACTTTTGGTCACGTTGCATCCAATGGTGCAATTATGGAAGCATTAGAAGGTGAGAGCAAGTTGCATATAATTGATATTAGCAATACTTATTGTACTCAATGGCCTACTTTGCTAGAAGCACTTGCTACCCGCACCGACGAAACACCTCATCTCCGTCTAACCACGGTGGTTTCCGCCAGCAGTGCAACCGGAGGAGCATCGTCGGTGCAAAAAGTGATGAAGGAGATTGGTAGTAGAATGGAAAAATTTGCTAGGCTTATGGGCGTGCCTTTTAAATTCAATGTGATTCACCATATGGGAAATTTATCTGAATTGGATATTGGTGCGTTAGATATTAAAGAAGATGAAGCTTTAGCAATTAATTGTATTGGTGCGTTACATTCGGTTACGCCAGCCGGCAATCGAAGGGATTATTTAATATCATTGTTTAGGAGATTGCAACCTAGGATTGTTACTAtagttgaagaagaagctgatcTTGATGTTGGTGTTGATGGTTTCGATTTTGTCAAAGGTTTTCAAGAATGTTTGAAATGGATTAGGGTTTATTTTGAGTCGTTAGACGAGAGTTTTTCGAAAACAAGTAACGAACGTTTGATGCTAGAGCGACAAGCGGGACGATCCATCGTTGATTTACTAGCATGCCCACCATCAGAGTCAATGGAGAGGCGGGAAAcgggggtaaaatggtcaaatcgcATGCATGGAGGAGGGTTCATACCAGTTTCATATAGTGATGAAGTTTGTGATGATGTTAGGGCTTTATTGAGAAGGTATAAAGAAGGGTGGTCAATGGGACAGTGTGGTGGCGGAGATGCCGCCGGAATATTCTTGTCATGGAAGGAACAACCGGTGGTGTGGGCCAGTGCATGGAAGCCTTAAATTAAATTAGGACCAATTGGTGCTGTGGGTGGTGAGTCACCATCAAGATCTTCCTATTTGCTCTCTCACTTTAGTTAGTGGATTTGTTTGGAGTGGATATGGAATCAAGAAaggtacctttttttttttttaatttaaatgatGAATAGAATTTTTGAGCTTTTAATTTGTAGTAAAAAACTAATTCTCTAGGATATGATTAAACCTTTTGTTAACATTGGCGATTGGTTTCGGCATTCAAGAAAGAAAATTTGGTTTTTCAtttaagtttttttgtttttttgtactATTTTAGTGTATAATACTCCACTATTTTTAGTCTATCACGTTAAATAAGTTAGTAGAGAtaccataaaaattaaaaaaaaataatttgccaTAGCAAGTTAATCACAATGGTCTTTTATAGGTGCATATAATTTAAATCATGGTTAAATTACATCGATTGTTTCTATGTGTGtataatttaaatctttttgatgttGTTGATTACAATGAAAATTTATATGGTGGTGATCGGTAATTAAGTGGTAATCCCTTCTGTGAGGAGTTGGTTGGTACAATCCAAACCAAATTATGTCTTGATTGCTAATACATCCAATAGTCAACCAAAttatgtttggttgctaatacatCCATTAGTCATATCATAGATGATTGACAAACTGCCAATATTGTTTAAGAGTAACCGCACAAAAGTAAACCATCTGGATTCTATTGTCTTTATGGTTAAGTAGGAGAACAACAGGACAATATTGTTTAAGAGTAACCGCACAAAAGTAAACCATCTGGATTCTATTGTCTTTATGGTTAAGTAGGAGAACAACAGGACAAATAGCTAGCACACATGATCTTCATGAAACTCAGTAGCTTCTTGAAAGTACTGGAATTTGTCATGTGTTTGGTCTAAACTTATGTCTTGATGGAGTAGGTATTAGGTTCCAAAGGATGATATAAGCCtatatgtgtcatgatctttaaaATAAGAAACAATTATCAAAACTACGATATGGGAGAATGACTATTGAAATTTTCTGGTTTAAATTTTagtggaaataaaaaatattatgtgatttcttctcatttatttgtatttgtgtaaTAATCAAGATGTCCGTAAATTGGTCTGATTATCATCTTGAGACAAAACAAGAAAATGATCATAGGGTACTTGAAGGAATCAAAGGAGGAGGAGTAGCTAGGTTAGAGTTTAAGTGAATATAGTGGGGCAAAAAGGGGTCGTTATCTTTGGTTGGGACCATAGAATCTTAGGACGGCCATTAAAGTTTGGGAATCTAACAAAAGGTGTTTAGTCTTTAGTGATATAATGGATATAGAATAATTATATAGATAATGGAATTATACATAAGTGGCCTGCACGCTCTATAGTTATGGTCTATTTCATATTCTATTTCTCCTATTcatgtttccttttttctttctccatACTTTTCTAGGGTGAAGAAGTTGCTTTAAGTCCTCTTGATGGCCCCCTTCCACATCAGAAAAATGAACTTAGGCCTTTGAAGTGGATGACTACTTTTGGATTTTGGCCCACTGAAATAAAGAAAGTAAACAACAAACAAACATTCATTCAGTAATAGTAGTGGGAAGTGGAGGGGAACTTCTTTTGATGAGACCTGCCCCCCTTCCACGTTAACACATTCTCACTGCCTTTTCACCTTTcttctatctttctttttcttttctttaataacGTAAGatcttcatcttctttatttagGTGGGCCCCCTTTTATTTAGTTAAGTGTTGTCTAATGTCTACGATTGGTTTTTATTTGATTCGGGttttatatattatgatgatcgaaaattgaccaagacttttGGGTGTGATTGGTACGACGGTAAATGTTTTTGTAAGATAATGAGTGGTTTTCTTACTTGTTATTTTAAACGTATCTATATATAATCTAGATTGATATTATAAGGATACCGGTGTGACTTATGAGGAAGTGGTTGTGATGATGGTAAGGTTGAGAAGGGTGAGACAATCAAATGTTGAAagttattttttgtacttttacaaaaattaaaagtcatCTTCTTCATTTTAAAAAACTCGCCTTCCGTAATTTTTATCAatcaaagataaagaaaattagaaatcttttttatgttttcatCCACCCCAAACACATCCTTGATTGTAATGACCAAAATATTGCAAAGTTGACCGTCATCTAGAGAAGGTTGATCAATCCATGTCACGCATATTAAAGTAAAGGTCTTTAATTAGCTTACATAcacttgaaaaaagaaaaagagtgaaaagtGTTGCGTCTATTAGGCATCTGATGGAGGAAACTCTTTATGTTATCATCTTGTTTATACtttattgtatgatgaatttaTTATTACGTAATTGCACTGCTGCACAATGTGAAAGTGAGTTATGACCCAGAAAGAggtgttttttttaataattaattcaaCAGAGAGCGATAGCACAACTACTCATGGATACAAATCGGTCTGGGGAATAAAAATTCCAAGGAATTTTTGTCTTCTCCGATAAGGGAGGGCACCATTTTCTTGGAGACAAAAATACAAAGGGGGATGATAAACAAAGcttctaattaattataattatgttctatacaacaacaacaacaacaacattgcCCCTAATGTAGTTCAcaaatggggtctggggagggtgaaaTGCGCATTACCTTATTCTTATCTTAGTGGAGTAGAGAAGTTGCTTCAGACTCTCGCCTCATGAAAAACGGCAAAGCTAATAAAGATAaccaaattaagaaaaataaggatTGTGTCCTATCTCTTCCTTCATTACGTTGTTTTGGTTAAAAGGCAACACTTgtatgattgaaaaaaaaaaaacagtcgTTGAGATTGTTCACTTAATTCACTAGAGAGCTGCAGCAAGAACTAATTTCCAGCTaattgctttttttaaaaaaaacaaacgGTACCTTATAAGTTTGAATAAAAGTAAGTAAAACACCTATTTTACTTCCAAACGAAGAAGGGCCTCTTTAGATTCTTCACAGCACCAGCCACATTTTAATAAAAAGGGGTTGCACATTAAGAACTTTTAACTTTTTCTTCTCTTGGATAATACTTTACTGAAAACAAAATAGTGTGGTGAAGCCTTGTCTAATATagtcaacaataacaacatactcagtgtattctcacaaagtggggtctggagtaGAGTGCACGcaatccatacctctacctcaaaAGTGAGGGAGAGaagttgttttcaatagacccggCTCAATATACGTCCCGTCTACTACAATCAAACATATAAAAACTGTAAATGAAGGAGAAAGGCGAGCTCGTTTTCACTCAAGAACAGTCATCCTAACTCCAAAATTACATTATTACGGCAAACGTAGCCAAGGATGAGAATAGCGCACAGCGGTTTAACATCTAAAATATTTACACCTACTGTTATGCTGCATGGAATTGGTTACTCTTTatggtgaaataagaaaaaaaatgctaATAATACTAATATACAACTATGgaaaaattattagaaaaccAAAAAATTGCAAAACATATTGTACAACTAATTCTCTATTCCTCTACTCATATTATTTCCTGCCATCTATAAGGAAGTCTCCATCTTTTATGCCAATAAATAGACACTCTGGACCATAAGGGGAAACCAAAATTGTACTCAAGAGGCTGGTCTACTGGCCCTGCCACTCTTAAAGGTAACCACACATACCTTGAATCCTTCAAGTCAGCTGGATTCCACCTATCTGCCATAAAAATAAAGGAACCATGTAGCTCAGGCAAAGGAAGCACAAATGTGCTCTGAGCAAAGAAAGTTGTTTGTCTAAAAACTTGGTTCCCACCAATGCATGGATTTCCAATGGTCTCCCATGGCCCCATAATTGATTCAGCTGCATGAGCCAGGGCCTCGTTCGGAGCCCAACCAGTACAACCCGATGTGATCATGTAATAGGTCCCTTCATGCTTGAACAAAGCAGGGGCTTCCCTGTGTTGTCCAACAAGAACCCTTCTCATGGCTTGGGTTGCGTCTGTGTATTCTTCGTTAAGTGGACCAATATGAAGCTCACTGTTGTCCTCTGAGGAGTAGACAAGATACGCTATACCATCCTCATCTTTGAAGAGTGTCATGTCCCTGCTTTCATATCCGTGGGGCCGTTTACTGTACAGATAATCAAATGGACCAGTGGGGTAGTCGCTAATGGCAACGCCAGCCGAAGCTTTCGTGTAGTTTGTATCATCAATATGCATCCACATTACATATTTACCTGTCTTCTCATTGTAAATTACTTTTGGCCTCTCCAGCACATTTAATTTGTACAAGTCATGTGTTTCGTTATTTCCTTCTGCTGCCAAAACAATGCCTTCATTTTTCCACGTCCACAAATCTTTGGATGAATAGCAACCAACACCGATAACATCAACCTGAAAGTTAGAAAGAATAGGTATGAAAAGCCGAAAAATTAACGGTTACCACtttcaaaaaaggaaaaactgaAAAGTTAGAGGCAGAAATAATCCCAGACCAAAATTAAATCACCTTTGCGAAAACTGCAGAACTAATCTACATAATGGATAAGTGAGCAACAATCTAGGAACCAAGGAAAAGTATAACCtatgcataaaataaaaagaacagCTCATGTAGTACGATGCATATGATACATGCCAACATTTGACTCTACCCTTGTATCTAAAGGATCATCCCATTAGGTCACTCATCTAAGACGGTTGACACCAAACTGTCCCTTTAAGAAGCACCCGTGCTCCAAAATGACTTCCAAATGCAATCTTATGTGTCAAAGAGCTTTAAAAAATTGCTTAAGATTGTTTTGTTAGGTAATTGACTCTGATTGATTGGTTGAATGACTGCGGGGTAGGGAATGGGAGGAAGAGGATGAGTCCAATAAAATTTCAGTTACACTATGACAGAAGGCGAGGAGGATAAAATGGATGGAAGGAGCTAGGCACCAGCACATTTCCATTGAGATCctttttttgtattcttttttggATACAGATCATTTATTTGACTTCCAGCAACAAGAGAATACTGAAAATATTTAGAACAAAAAAATACAGCAGCATTACATGTCATGTGATGTGTTCAAGAAAACCAATCATGGCCTCTAAAGCATAGTTTTGGTGAGATCCAATTACCTAAGTCTTCACAAAAAAATGATGGCAATAAGCTAGGATGGACGAAGATATGGAGTACACATGTGCGGAAGAAGCAACCTTCTTCACATGGTTAGCGTGGATGCAGTTCTTACTGTAGAACAACCTTACAAAGAGGAAATTGGTTATTAGTAGGTTGTGTTGTCTGTTTAAGGAGTAACAGGAGGTTGCTGATCATTTAACTTTGCAATGTAGAGTAGCCTCACAGCTTTGACACACTCGGCTACCTACTACTCTTCTATCCTAATCTTTGACCTCCATACCTTCATATCTAGGGTCacgtcctccgtaagctgtaatcACCTCTCCCAGTTCTTCTTCAACCTATCTCTATCTCTCCTAAAACATGttatagccaacctctcacacctccttaCTAGTGCATCTGTGCACCTCCTCTTCACATGGTCAAACCATCTCAGTCTTGCTTCCGTCATCTTGTCCGCCGTGGAGGCAGCTCCCACCTTATCGTGTATAAATTCGTTCCTAATCCTATTTCTCCTAGTATGCCCACACATCCATTTAGGCATCCTCATCTGTGCTACCTTCATCTTCTAAATGTCTGCGTTCTTGACTGACTATCTCTTTGTCCCCATACAACGATGTAGGTCTAAACACTAtcctatagaacttacctttaagcctTGGTGACACATTCTTATCACACAGTACCCTGAATGCCAGCCTCCATTTCACCCGGCTCGCTCCAATACTAGTTCACATGTATATAGACTTAGAGAGAAGAGAGATGCACAGAATTCCCGATGTTACAAGAGGCAGAACAACAGTTTCAATAAAGAGAACAATAATATACAACTAAAAAAAATGTATGAAATCCAGAACTTACTCGTGCTGCTCCTTTTTTGTGAGCATGATATGTTGGCCCATCTTTATACTCTCCATACCAATAATACATTTTTGTCCTCTGATCGTATAGAATACCTCCCCCATGAGCTTGTATAGGGTTTCCCTCAGTATCCAACCACATTCTTCCAGGGTAATAATAATAGGTATCATTTTCAAAACTCATACGAGGATCTATAGCAGTTCTTTGACCAGGAAAAAAAACATGCCTTAGCTGGGAAGACTCATCAAGAAATTCTTCAATCAAGGTGGTTGGCCGCTTAGGCTTTCGTTTGGCAGCACGTGGGGATCGCTTCCTTGGTGGTGGAAGCTGTATATTTTCCTCCTCAACCTCTTCAAGCTCGCGAAAGTGAGGGTGCTGGTTTATACGTAAGTGTGCCCCCCCATAGTGTGCATCTTTTTGGCTAATAAAGGAGTATAGCTGAAGTAAAAGAAGGCAACCAACAATGCTCCATACGAGAATTGAAAATGAGCATCTGCGTCCTGCATTGCAACGTAAAGTTGTTGGGCtccttgatttattcttgaacctcattttgttccttttttatcTTGAAGATACTGCTGCAGTAAAGAAAATCAAACCAATGGAGATCCAGAACTATAGTCACAATACAAACAAGGAAAATGTATATGCGGAGTATAACAAAGACAATATGTATTTGGGTCTGCATGTATCCACACATGTTTTTCAGTAAATATGAATGAGTCTAAATAAATGAAATAGTGCAGCTTGCATGAACAGGCGGAAAAAGGGACTAAAATCAAGTTTTCTGAAGTTTATAACTATGTTAAACTTAACTGCTGACAATACATGCATAATCAATAATTTGAACAGCAATTCAATCTAGTGGATTTCATGAGCACTAACAAAAGATACATACAAACAAATGTAACATACATTCAGCTTAAATCTTAACTCCTCGATTTATCAGTGAGCACATTCAGCTTCTAAAATCTTAACTTCTACTTATAGAAAGCTCTATTAGATCGCCAGAATTCCATCATTCAGCttcttaaatctttaacttcTACTTATAGAAAACTTTATTAGATCGCCACAATTCGATCTTACATTGAGTATAGCAACTTCTACTTATAGAAAACTTTATTAGATAGCCAGAATTCGATCTTACATTGAATATAGCCTGGAAGATAAGGGCCATAAGTTGGAACAATTTCTTATTTAAGAAAAAGCAAAACAAATAGAGTTACATACATTAAGAAGACTTCTaatgaaatactaataaagtaTCCTAACTAAACAATAACTACTAATAAGGAAAATTATAAACAAACtaatactaactaaataaataactaaagctACGACTAACAACAATTAATATAAGTCTGGATAGACGCTCTACAAAATAGAGGTCTAATCCCCTAAAGTTATTGAGATATAAACCGCATAAGAAAAATTTCAGCACAACTAATATTAAAACATTAGCAATACACCATATTCttcattattcttatacactttaAAGGGGCATCTCAATAATAAAAGGtcttaaatatatatagatatatatacaaaaataatattgtaataatttagagttgtcttTTTTGTTCTTGCATATCAGTTGTTTTTGGTGTAGTTTGAATTGTTTaattcaaatttctaaaatatttctgaTAAAAACTAGAtagctttttctttctttatttttttcagataCTTTTTCTAAATGTATTTCACAATCTTCATTACTATTTCAAGCATAaaatttactattaaaatttttgagaccTCAATATTTTAGGAGCCTAAAGCAAACGTTCTACTAATCCTACCCTTGAGCCACCCTGAACCCTACCAAAGGACCCGTGTTTTGAAAGGTTATAGGTTTgcatcattttcattttttcttagcTTAACCACTGCTGATACAATGTATTTGAACAGTATGTGCTTCTCAATATCAACACAAAGATTGCAACTTCATCGCAAAAAGATAATAATAGTAACACAGATAGTATGTTATCAATGCACTTGCAGTCCTCTATGATCCTGACCATCATTTGATTTAGATGCCTAGAGGAATAGTTAATATGAAAGCAAAAGTTTCAGCAGAGACATCAACACGCTAAATCGATAGTTTAGGTAGGCAACTAACTGAGCTATTAAGATTCCCCACGCTAAATCGATCAGTTCAAGATCCACAAAGAATCACCATTTGTGAACCTCAATTAGCAAAAAGCCAACAAACTCGTAACAAATACTTaggaaattaatttattttcagaAAGCAACAAGTAAAAAGGGAAAGGGGGAACTATAAGAGTCAAAGTCTGCTTACCTGAAAACAGCCCAGCTGAAGATTGAACGAAATCTGTCAACATATGTTTCAGTTCAGCTGAGCAATATACTTGAGCTGATTATCAAGTTGTGTGCATATGATCAATTTCCTTAAGATCAGCTGTCTACTGTTTTGACTAGCTGTTGCAAGGTTAATTTGGGTATCTAATTTCTGTAAAATCTTGCCCCAACAAACCCAAAATTGCAGGGGAAGATAAGGGTTAATGACTAAGAAAGAAAGAATGAGTAAGTAGTTTATTGGATCTTGGAATGTTAAtgttaataataatgatgataactTGAGACCAAAGATCCTCCCTTGGCCCCCCCAATTCCACCTATCTATGTTTATTATActtctcttccctttgacgatctctctctctctctccctagaGCATCTTCTCTAAGTGTTACTGCTATGACTAAAATTCTTTAATGTTTAATTACTCTTTCTTTCATGTTTCATATGATTTACTTGTATCTCCACTGCCATTTGCCAAGTGCCATCACATTCAAATCTGCGTTAATTACTATATTCTCCATTTTAAAATGTGGCGTAGTTGTTGATGAAATGGATTAAAAATTATGtaatcttaatttaattaatgaagataaaaatatgggttgattttttttaaatttgtttaagttttaattagTAGACAAATTTGACaggtatgtatatattttataaaactaAGGTTCCCTCAAGTATTATTCAAATATCAcgattataaaataaatatatatggtaATGCATTAACTAACACTATAAAATCTGCTCCACTTGTGGAGTCGCATTAATCTATAAAATCAAAACTGTGGCATGCCGCGTATGCGTATCCTAAATTTCCtaaggagaaaaaaaaatgtaGTAAGTACAAATTATTGTACATGTTTATGACTTTATGTTGTGTTGTTGGTTTGTGTGGGGTGAGATGGTACTAGACTTTGTTAAAGACACATGCTTGTTGCCGTTTGAGGCGCTCCACGTTGAGTAGATAGCCAATGGACAACTGATGACTGATGAATGCATGTGTATCAAATAATTTAAGATGCCCATTCAATTCACTAATGTTTTCACGAGATCTTTTTTCTTGGCAAGTATTGATTATCACGTCACTTGGTGATTATTGAATTGATTGAGCAGAAAATCatttaaatatgatatttatattcgatattatctctattttttttttttttgggtgggaGGGGGGGCAACTTCATCACACTAAGCTTATTTAGTGTGATTtatattgtgtgtgtgtgtgatttacAAATTATAAACTGATCCAGTGAAGGATCCTTGTTATCAAAAGAAAAGAAGTTATTGTCATCACCGGCAGTCAGTCAATGAATAGGTGCCATTTACCTAATATAGTTATTTGTGGTCCTTTATTTTCAAGACACGTATTATTTGCAATATCATGCGTAAACTTGAAtcatttttcaataatttctaTAAGTTGGTTAAGTGCTTGACCTGAGAAAATAGTACTACAAGGTGCCAACTAACATTAGGCTTCACGAGTTTCCGCGGTCGACGAGGCTTCCAGTTATGCATTGTCATCAATCATCATATATGCTTTACAGGAGACTTTTAACTAATATTCATACTCCccgtaaataatttttatattattgagtCACTTTTATCTACAATGAGAAATTTATCATTGAtggacaaaattttttttttttttttttaaaaaagtatctAAATAAAGTGTAGAATATATGTCACTTAATTTCAACCATGTGATAAATACATCCCTTATATACAGTTTCGGGTAAATACCGAATGCAACTATGTGAGCAATATTTTTTCAGAGTGATTTTTATCAATGTGGCAGCACTGGCGGTTAGCTGATAGTCTTGCTATGATGGCCACCACTACTGCTGCTTAGCTTTTTTGGATGCCTCCTGTGAGTTTAACGGATATTTTTGAAGCAGAGAAACAAGGAGGTTATGCTACCAGATGGGTGCACCCATCTACTTCTGTAATATACTCAACTAGTGCTAACAATAGTATTTCTGCTAGTAGTGACTTGTATAAAACAATGTGGCAACACCACGAACGATCTCTCTGTAGTCTTTTTATTATGATAGTCTTTTTGTTATGATGCAGTGATATATAATTATCTACTTCgccctaaaaaaagaaaaagaatcctAGTTAATGTCTGCATTTTTAAATTCCACTAACATTAACAGATCAATCcaacaataaaacaaaaattaaaacctGGCGTATAAGTTAAGTAGTATCACAAACATGCAAATTTACATGGCCAACACTTAGCCTCGAGTAACCATCAATCACTGTTTATGCCAATATATGTACAGTAAGTACATGACAAGAACCAATATATCAACTACAAGTTTGGTAGAAATTCTCTATTTCTGTTACTTAACCCCCAATTTTTAGGCGTCTTACGACTTCAGGGGGAATTAGTATACTGTATACTTCAACTACCCCCAATTTTTAGGCGTCTTACGACTTCAGGGGGAATGAGTATACTGCACACTTCAACTATAactatacaaaagaaaaaaatgtgcaAACCATCTATATATTATCTACCTTGCCTGAAGAAACATTACTGCAATTGGGCAAGTTTTTTTGGTACTTCTAGGATGATTTAGGAGTAATGGAACACGTATCGAAGCTTCTTCCGGTTTCTTGATGAGCTTTTACTGTCAATGTTAGTACCAGAAGTACCATGATAATGGAAAGTGACAACATAGATGACCATAGTATTTGTGCTGAACGTCTAAATGGCCTGCACTGGTACTGTAAAATGTTGCCAAACGCTTGTCTTACTTTGGAGCAATGACTTAGGCTCTGCAGATCAGGGAATATTTCCACGAGGTCTTCAACAGATTGCGTGTAAGCGAATAA comes from Capsicum annuum cultivar UCD-10X-F1 chromosome 2, UCD10Xv1.1, whole genome shotgun sequence and encodes:
- the LOC107860187 gene encoding protein SHORT-ROOT; translation: MDTLFRLVTLQQQQQQQQIQQQQSDQYSFNSSRTSSSSRSSNKQNTYNIYNYHPHHQDHQDEECFNFFMDEDDFSSSSSKHTNYPSHHYTHYQQQQQQISNTPTPTTTSSTPTQQSHHHHHYDHQFSPARDLNLEFASSFSGKWATDILLETARAIADKNSTRVQQLMWMLNELSSPYGDTEQKLASYFLQALFSRMTDSGERCYRTLLSASDKTCSFESTRKLVLKFQEVSPWTTFGHVASNGAIMEALEGESKLHIIDISNTYCTQWPTLLEALATRTDETPHLRLTTVVSASSATGGASSVQKVMKEIGSRMEKFARLMGVPFKFNVIHHMGNLSELDIGALDIKEDEALAINCIGALHSVTPAGNRRDYLISLFRRLQPRIVTIVEEEADLDVGVDGFDFVKGFQECLKWIRVYFESLDESFSKTSNERLMLERQAGRSIVDLLACPPSESMERRETGVKWSNRMHGGGFIPVSYSDEVCDDVRALLRRYKEGWSMGQCGGGDAAGIFLSWKEQPVVWASAWKP
- the LOC107860186 gene encoding uncharacterized protein LOC107860186, producing the protein MRFKNKSRSPTTLRCNAGRRCSFSILVWSIVGCLLLLQLYSFISQKDAHYGGAHLRINQHPHFRELEEVEEENIQLPPPRKRSPRAAKRKPKRPTTLIEEFLDESSQLRHVFFPGQRTAIDPRMSFENDTYYYYPGRMWLDTEGNPIQAHGGGILYDQRTKMYYWYGEYKDGPTYHAHKKGAARVDVIGVGCYSSKDLWTWKNEGIVLAAEGNNETHDLYKLNVLERPKVIYNEKTGKYVMWMHIDDTNYTKASAGVAISDYPTGPFDYLYSKRPHGYESRDMTLFKDEDGIAYLVYSSEDNSELHIGPLNEEYTDATQAMRRVLVGQHREAPALFKHEGTYYMITSGCTGWAPNEALAHAAESIMGPWETIGNPCIGGNQVFRQTTFFAQSTFVLPLPELHGSFIFMADRWNPADLKDSRYVWLPLRVAGPVDQPLEYNFGFPLWSRVSIYWHKRWRLPYRWQEII